In Kitasatospora gansuensis, a genomic segment contains:
- a CDS encoding metalloprotease: MAERRPRRLTRKILAAAVGLLVPFTPLAVGRADAATTACLSGTLAYDHQDAESGTAKPVLTQVARNANWELWGRTSSTGTVRRLASGITDSGTGRFNACYTASAPLPEAFVRFNSASTAMWRVIKSPNNQTQYTFDSAHRSNVSTTQDLGTVKVPATMQRAWHIVDTLNLLYWKRGNPTSGCWTAHQADGGCDTLTFVWDPKRTNAGYWDYQGTNYVILGTDMPDSEHLILHEAGHWFQWQLYAHDFPTVTGCNPHYIERSSSTTCAWTEGFADAVAAYTLGDYRYVFEDGSSYSFVNGPTTAGWDRGDTVQGRVGSSLLDLWSATGPDGGNWNRTIALMTANPSEDFREYFTTDRPTANPPLSTTGTAADILHRHTIDY, encoded by the coding sequence ATGGCAGAACGCCGTCCCCGCCGCCTCACCCGGAAAATCCTCGCAGCCGCCGTCGGCCTGCTCGTCCCGTTCACCCCGCTGGCGGTCGGCCGGGCGGATGCCGCCACCACGGCCTGCCTCAGCGGCACCCTCGCCTACGACCACCAGGACGCCGAGTCCGGCACCGCAAAGCCCGTCCTGACCCAGGTCGCCCGGAACGCCAACTGGGAGCTGTGGGGCCGGACTTCCAGTACCGGAACGGTCCGCAGGCTCGCCTCCGGCATCACCGACAGCGGCACCGGCCGGTTCAACGCCTGCTACACCGCGTCCGCCCCGCTGCCCGAGGCGTTCGTACGCTTCAACTCCGCCAGCACCGCGATGTGGCGGGTCATCAAGAGCCCCAACAACCAGACCCAGTACACCTTCGACTCGGCGCACCGCAGCAACGTCTCCACCACCCAGGACCTCGGCACCGTGAAGGTCCCCGCCACGATGCAGCGCGCCTGGCACATCGTGGACACCCTCAACCTCCTCTACTGGAAGCGCGGCAACCCCACCAGCGGCTGCTGGACCGCCCACCAGGCGGACGGCGGCTGCGACACCCTCACCTTCGTCTGGGACCCCAAGCGCACCAACGCCGGCTACTGGGACTACCAGGGCACCAACTACGTCATCCTGGGCACCGACATGCCGGACTCCGAGCACCTGATCCTGCACGAGGCGGGCCACTGGTTCCAGTGGCAGCTGTACGCCCACGACTTCCCGACCGTGACCGGCTGCAACCCGCACTACATCGAGAGGTCCAGCTCCACCACCTGCGCCTGGACCGAGGGCTTCGCCGACGCGGTGGCCGCCTACACCCTCGGCGACTACCGCTACGTCTTCGAGGACGGCAGCTCCTACAGCTTCGTCAACGGCCCCACCACGGCCGGCTGGGACCGCGGCGACACCGTCCAGGGCCGGGTCGGCAGCTCGCTGCTCGACCTCTGGTCGGCCACCGGCCCCGACGGCGGCAACTGGAACCGCACCATCGCCCTGATGACCGCGAACCCCAGCGAGGACTTCCGGGAGTACTTCACGACGGACCGGCCCACCGCCAACCCGCCACTGAGCACCACCGGGACCGCCGCCGACATCCTCCACCGGCACACCATCGACTACTGA
- a CDS encoding DHCW motif cupin fold protein, with translation MDMIDIPFGTTDWSQVAATEHQGETGLATWRTREFGAVRVRMVEYSPGYLADHWCDRGHILLVLEGSLTTELGNGEVVTLTAGSSYQVGDDTQPHRSSTVEGARLFVVD, from the coding sequence ATGGACATGATCGACATTCCGTTCGGCACCACCGACTGGTCGCAGGTCGCGGCCACCGAGCACCAGGGGGAGACGGGGCTCGCCACCTGGCGGACCAGGGAGTTCGGGGCCGTCCGGGTCCGGATGGTGGAGTACAGCCCGGGCTACCTGGCCGACCACTGGTGCGACCGGGGGCACATCCTGCTGGTCCTGGAAGGCTCGCTCACCACCGAGTTGGGCAACGGCGAGGTGGTCACGCTCACGGCGGGCAGCAGCTACCAGGTCGGCGACGACACCCAGCCGCACCGCTCCAGCACGGTGGAGGGCGCCCGCCTGTTCGTGGTCGACTGA
- a CDS encoding tetratricopeptide repeat protein, producing MPDQDDLARGEELARRGMQLADAGDQHGALPLMRDAVQCVRPLAAVDPAAEIRLAVFLHDLGLVLAWLGRPAEAVTPIAEAVAVYRRRLATGADPATIRFLLASSLDSLGTRLAALGHHRESLRATEESVAHYRKSATANRTLPVLELARALNNLSIRYADVEQHQEALAASRESVDLLRRVPVTDRHHLSSLAHATTNLALRLAKLEQHAEVPAVIDEAMKLIRRLPEPHPRSQLAALAESLTWLAWYLRTEGRVLRARSARRAAAALRRRLATER from the coding sequence ATGCCCGATCAGGACGACCTCGCCCGAGGTGAGGAACTCGCCCGCAGGGGCATGCAGTTGGCCGACGCGGGTGACCAGCACGGCGCCCTTCCGCTGATGCGCGACGCCGTGCAGTGCGTCCGACCGCTCGCGGCGGTGGACCCGGCGGCGGAGATCCGGCTCGCCGTGTTCCTGCACGACCTCGGACTGGTCCTCGCCTGGCTCGGCCGCCCGGCCGAAGCGGTCACCCCGATCGCCGAGGCCGTCGCCGTCTACCGCAGACGGCTCGCGACCGGGGCCGACCCTGCCACGATCCGCTTCCTGCTGGCGAGTTCGCTCGACTCCCTGGGCACCCGGCTGGCCGCACTCGGCCACCACCGGGAGTCGCTCCGGGCCACCGAGGAGTCCGTGGCGCACTACCGGAAGTCGGCCACCGCCAACAGGACCCTGCCCGTGCTGGAGCTGGCCCGGGCCCTGAACAACCTCAGCATCCGCTACGCCGACGTCGAGCAGCACCAGGAGGCGCTCGCCGCCAGCCGCGAATCCGTCGACCTGCTCCGCCGAGTGCCCGTGACGGACCGTCACCACCTGTCGAGCCTCGCCCACGCCACCACCAACCTCGCCCTGCGACTCGCCAAACTCGAGCAGCACGCCGAGGTGCCCGCCGTCATCGACGAGGCCATGAAGCTGATCCGCCGCCTGCCCGAGCCGCATCCGCGCAGTCAACTGGCCGCCCTCGCCGAGTCCTTGACCTGGCTCGCCTGGTACCTCCGGACGGAGGGCCGCGTCCTCCGGGCCCGCTCGGCCCGCCGCGCCGCCGCAGCCCTCCGGCGTCGGCTGGCCACTGAAAGGTGA
- a CDS encoding AEC family transporter yields the protein MTLEPLLSSFVPIWALTAVGYLIGRTGLLGEQAEAVLGRFVFHVAMPAALFTMLAGAPLGTFADTSMLAFAAGTLVASLLGWAAARWLFDRRPADRAISSMAAGYVNSANLGIPVAVQVLGDASFIGPVLLFQVLLVTPVILTALDLATSGGRTGDGPGRPRLGRLLRMPLRNPVILASALGATCSALGWQLPTALGHSCALLGGAGVPTALIALGLSLHGRPATTGSSGRAEVGVTVLTKNLIQPLVALSVGLLLQLSDRQLLAVVLCSALPTAQNVFVFAREYGLSTALPRNSVLCSTLLSMLTLSAIDWALLPAAGR from the coding sequence GTGACCTTGGAACCTCTGCTGTCGAGTTTCGTGCCGATCTGGGCGCTGACCGCCGTCGGCTATCTGATCGGGCGCACCGGGCTGCTGGGGGAGCAGGCCGAGGCGGTGCTCGGCCGGTTCGTCTTCCACGTCGCGATGCCCGCCGCGCTGTTCACCATGCTGGCCGGGGCCCCGCTGGGGACCTTCGCCGACACCTCGATGCTGGCCTTCGCCGCCGGCACCCTGGTGGCCTCGCTGCTCGGCTGGGCCGCCGCCCGCTGGCTGTTCGACCGGCGGCCGGCCGACCGGGCGATCAGCTCGATGGCGGCCGGGTACGTGAACTCCGCCAACCTCGGCATCCCGGTCGCCGTCCAGGTGCTCGGTGACGCCTCGTTCATCGGGCCGGTGCTGCTCTTCCAGGTGCTGCTGGTGACGCCGGTGATCCTGACCGCGCTGGACCTCGCCACCAGCGGCGGGAGAACCGGCGACGGCCCGGGCCGCCCACGGCTCGGCCGTCTGCTGCGGATGCCGCTGCGCAACCCGGTCATCCTGGCCTCGGCACTCGGCGCCACCTGCTCGGCCCTCGGCTGGCAGCTGCCGACGGCGCTTGGGCACTCCTGCGCGCTGCTCGGCGGCGCCGGAGTCCCCACCGCACTGATCGCCCTCGGCCTCTCCCTGCACGGACGCCCGGCGACCACCGGCAGCTCCGGGCGCGCCGAGGTCGGCGTCACCGTGCTCACCAAGAACCTGATACAGCCGCTGGTCGCGCTGTCCGTCGGCCTGCTGCTGCAGTTGAGCGACCGTCAGCTGCTCGCGGTGGTGCTCTGCTCCGCGCTGCCCACCGCCCAGAACGTGTTCGTCTTCGCCCGCGAGTACGGCCTGAGCACTGCCCTGCCACGGAACTCGGTGCTCTGCTCGACCCTGCTGTCGATGCTCACCCTGTCGGCCATCGACTGGGCGCTGCTCCCGGCGGCCGGCCGGTGA
- a CDS encoding AAA family ATPase: MVTVLVNGLPAAGKSTLARSLAGELGLPLFSKDSIKETLADNLGVAPTHDAREWSTALGRAAAETLWTLLAYAPGGAVLESPWLAGTRRFAVAGLARAGVRQVQEVWCDAPLAVLRRRYAERAAGRHPVHLDEQVDADERWEEWSRAAEPLGLGPVHRVDTTRPVDIPLLARRITGRPPGAAPSRWPTG, translated from the coding sequence ATGGTGACCGTACTGGTGAACGGCCTTCCGGCGGCCGGGAAGTCCACTCTCGCCCGCTCGCTGGCGGGTGAGTTGGGGCTGCCGCTGTTCAGCAAGGACTCGATCAAGGAGACCCTGGCCGACAACCTCGGCGTGGCTCCCACGCACGACGCCCGCGAGTGGAGCACCGCCCTCGGCCGCGCCGCCGCCGAGACGCTGTGGACGCTGCTGGCGTACGCGCCCGGCGGTGCCGTGCTGGAGAGCCCGTGGCTGGCCGGTACCCGTCGGTTCGCGGTGGCCGGGCTGGCCAGGGCCGGGGTGCGGCAGGTCCAGGAGGTCTGGTGCGACGCGCCGTTGGCGGTCCTGCGTCGGCGCTACGCCGAGCGGGCCGCCGGGCGGCACCCCGTGCACCTCGACGAGCAGGTGGACGCCGACGAGCGGTGGGAGGAGTGGAGCCGGGCCGCCGAACCGCTCGGCCTCGGGCCGGTGCACCGCGTCGACACCACGCGGCCGGTGGACATCCCGCTGCTGGCCCGGCGGATCACCGGCCGGCCGCCGGGAGCAGCGCCCAGTCGATGGCCGACAGGGTGA
- a CDS encoding TolB family protein, which translates to MKLRILTAVLATVLLAAVAIGYTVLRAAPAVPDTGLTLGGPGLLIRDTTTGRLAVRYPDGRRVQSDLPCARVYAADGTGVCLREGTGSCQLTVVDRDLHQLLAIPLNGVPSRARVSGSGRMASWTVFVTGDSYNGGRFSTRSGILDTRGGTLVGNLESFTVDGHPAAPDANFWGVTFAADDNRFHATMSADGHRSLVVGDFAARSLRVLKDNVECPSLSPDGSRLAYKKALPGGGWRLTVLRLADLAETPLAETRSVDDQPAWLDDRTVAYGLPHSGPGSDVWTVPADGSGSPGLLVRDAESPAPLR; encoded by the coding sequence ATGAAGTTGCGCATCCTGACGGCCGTGCTCGCGACCGTCCTGCTCGCCGCGGTCGCGATCGGCTACACCGTGCTGCGGGCCGCTCCCGCAGTACCGGACACCGGCCTCACGCTGGGCGGCCCCGGACTGCTGATCCGCGACACCACGACCGGCCGGCTCGCCGTCCGGTACCCCGACGGTCGACGCGTCCAGTCGGACCTGCCCTGTGCCCGGGTGTACGCGGCCGACGGCACCGGGGTGTGCCTGCGGGAGGGCACTGGTTCCTGTCAACTCACCGTCGTTGACCGGGACTTGCACCAGCTGCTGGCCATCCCGCTGAACGGCGTCCCGAGCCGGGCCCGGGTCTCCGGCTCCGGGCGGATGGCGTCCTGGACGGTCTTCGTCACCGGCGACTCCTACAACGGCGGCCGCTTCTCCACCCGGTCCGGCATCCTGGACACCCGCGGCGGCACCCTGGTGGGCAACCTGGAGAGCTTCACCGTGGACGGTCACCCGGCGGCCCCGGACGCCAACTTCTGGGGCGTCACCTTCGCCGCCGACGACAACCGCTTCCACGCGACGATGTCGGCCGACGGCCACCGGTCGCTGGTGGTGGGCGACTTCGCGGCCCGGAGCCTGCGGGTCCTCAAGGACAACGTGGAGTGCCCCTCGCTCTCGCCGGACGGCAGCAGGCTGGCATACAAGAAGGCGCTGCCCGGGGGTGGGTGGCGGCTGACCGTGCTCCGGCTGGCGGATCTCGCCGAGACGCCGCTCGCCGAGACCCGCAGCGTCGACGACCAGCCCGCCTGGCTGGACGACCGCACGGTCGCCTACGGCCTCCCGCACTCCGGCCCGGGCTCCGACGTCTGGACCGTACCGGCCGACGGCAGCGGGAGCCCTGGCCTGCTGGTCCGCGACGCGGAGTCACCGGCCCCCCTGCGCTGA
- a CDS encoding alkaline phosphatase family protein produces the protein MPSRRSVITAVVAAVITLAGTGAAMGDATPFAAAPEHTAAAVAAVPRPDHVVVVTFENKDYSTIIGSSSAPYINQLAGQGVSFSQSFGVTHPSQGNYVAMFSGSQQGVTDDSCPKVFTGKANLGSQLIAAGLTFKGYSEGMPSDGYTGCSSGKYVRKHNPWVDFDNVPAASNVRYSTFPTDYTQLPTVSFVVPDMCNDMHDCSVGTGDTWLKNNLDGYAQWAKTHNSLLIVTFDEDNFSSVNQIATLFVGEQVRPGTSAGQINHYNVLRTLEDAYGLSPLGAAATATPITDVWTTSSPSPSPSPSPSPSPSPTGSPSPSPTPPAGIVNGGFEYGTFNGWTRTGTTAVDPTAHSGAYSGAAGASTPTDGDSVLSQTFTAPPGITKLTVWWKGDCRDTVKYAWASVVVKHNTSGSTATPLAKTCTSDGVWRQVTDTLTPGHSYTVQLVNHDDNYPGDPSITWFDDVTLS, from the coding sequence ATGCCAAGCAGAAGATCCGTGATCACGGCGGTGGTGGCCGCCGTGATCACCCTGGCCGGTACCGGGGCGGCGATGGGCGACGCCACCCCGTTCGCCGCCGCACCGGAGCACACCGCCGCGGCCGTCGCCGCCGTGCCCCGGCCCGACCACGTCGTGGTCGTCACCTTCGAGAACAAGGACTACTCGACGATCATCGGCAGCTCCAGCGCGCCGTACATCAACCAACTCGCCGGGCAGGGTGTGAGCTTCAGTCAGTCGTTCGGCGTCACCCACCCCAGTCAGGGCAACTACGTCGCGATGTTCTCCGGCTCCCAACAGGGCGTCACGGACGACTCCTGTCCGAAGGTCTTCACCGGAAAGGCCAACCTCGGCAGCCAGCTGATCGCGGCGGGGCTCACCTTCAAGGGCTACTCCGAAGGCATGCCCTCGGACGGCTACACCGGTTGCAGCAGCGGCAAGTACGTCCGCAAGCACAATCCCTGGGTCGACTTCGACAACGTCCCGGCCGCGAGCAACGTCCGCTACAGCACTTTCCCCACGGACTACACGCAGCTGCCGACCGTCTCCTTCGTGGTCCCCGACATGTGCAACGACATGCACGACTGCTCGGTCGGCACCGGCGACACCTGGCTGAAGAACAACCTGGACGGGTACGCGCAGTGGGCCAAGACCCACAACAGCCTGCTGATCGTCACCTTCGACGAGGACAACTTCAGCTCCGTCAACCAGATCGCCACCCTGTTCGTCGGCGAGCAGGTCCGCCCCGGCACCTCCGCCGGGCAGATCAACCACTACAACGTGCTGCGGACCCTCGAGGACGCGTACGGCCTCAGCCCGCTCGGCGCGGCGGCCACCGCGACGCCGATCACCGACGTGTGGACGACCTCGTCCCCCAGCCCGAGTCCGAGTCCGAGTCCGAGTCCGAGCCCGAGTCCGACCGGCAGCCCCAGCCCGTCACCGACGCCTCCAGCGGGAATCGTCAACGGCGGTTTCGAGTACGGCACTTTCAACGGCTGGACCCGCACCGGCACCACCGCCGTCGACCCCACCGCGCACTCCGGCGCCTACAGCGGCGCGGCCGGGGCCAGCACCCCGACCGACGGGGACTCCGTGCTAAGCCAGACGTTCACCGCGCCGCCGGGCATCACCAAGCTCACCGTCTGGTGGAAGGGCGACTGCCGGGACACCGTCAAGTACGCCTGGGCCAGCGTCGTCGTCAAGCACAACACCAGCGGCAGCACGGCCACCCCGCTGGCGAAGACCTGTACCAGCGACGGCGTTTGGCGACAGGTGACCGACACCCTCACCCCCGGTCACTCGTACACCGTGCAGCTGGTCAACCACGACGACAACTACCCGGGTGACCCCAGCATCACCTGGTTCGACGACGTGACGCTGAGCTGA
- a CDS encoding NADAR family protein, producing MTIYFYGADEVPYGCFSNFSDHGFDLDGVWWPTSEHYFQAQKFTGTRHADLVRRARAPLRAAELGRDASKPLRRDWERVKDDVMRRAVAAKFHAHGDIRAVLLSTGDEEIVEDTGADHYWGRGRTGTGKNMLGRILVRTRSQLRAQLTS from the coding sequence ATGACGATCTACTTCTACGGCGCCGACGAAGTCCCGTACGGGTGCTTCTCGAACTTCTCCGATCATGGCTTCGACCTCGACGGGGTCTGGTGGCCGACCTCGGAGCACTACTTCCAGGCGCAGAAGTTCACGGGCACCCGCCACGCGGATCTCGTCCGGCGTGCGCGCGCGCCGCTGCGGGCAGCGGAGCTGGGCCGGGACGCGTCCAAACCCCTGCGGCGGGACTGGGAGCGGGTGAAGGACGACGTGATGCGCCGTGCGGTGGCGGCCAAGTTCCACGCGCACGGCGATATCCGTGCCGTTCTGCTGTCCACCGGCGACGAGGAGATCGTCGAGGACACGGGCGCCGATCACTACTGGGGCCGAGGCAGGACCGGGACCGGCAAGAACATGCTCGGGCGGATCCTGGTACGCACCCGCAGCCAGTTGCGCGCCCAACTCACCAGCTAG
- a CDS encoding esterase/lipase family protein produces MHRRILPVAVALLSALAAAGPAAPAQAAGSAANPVIFVHGRNAGPGVWGTMTADFRDHGFPADRLFTWSYDTGRSTNEVLAGQLASYVEQVRQQTGAAQVDLVAHSLGSLPTRWYVRYGDGSRTVANWVSLAGPNHGTTLGYLCALWDQGCRDMTPNSYVVSHLNQGDETPGTTRYTTVRSSCDEQIAPTASTALAGATNLETGCLKHNDLLTDRSVAAAVRAALTP; encoded by the coding sequence ATGCACCGTCGCATCCTTCCTGTCGCCGTGGCCCTGCTGTCAGCCTTGGCAGCGGCCGGTCCGGCCGCCCCCGCGCAGGCGGCCGGATCCGCGGCGAATCCGGTGATCTTCGTGCACGGGCGCAATGCGGGCCCCGGCGTCTGGGGCACGATGACCGCCGACTTCCGGGACCACGGCTTCCCCGCCGACCGCCTGTTCACCTGGTCGTACGACACCGGCCGGTCCACCAACGAGGTGCTGGCCGGCCAACTCGCCTCGTACGTGGAGCAGGTGCGGCAGCAGACCGGGGCCGCGCAGGTCGACCTGGTCGCCCACAGCCTGGGCAGCCTGCCGACCCGCTGGTACGTCAGGTACGGAGACGGCAGCCGGACGGTGGCCAACTGGGTCTCGCTGGCAGGCCCCAATCACGGCACCACGCTCGGCTACCTCTGCGCGCTCTGGGACCAGGGCTGCCGGGACATGACGCCCAACTCCTATGTGGTCAGCCACCTCAACCAGGGCGACGAGACCCCGGGCACCACCCGCTACACCACCGTCCGCTCCTCCTGTGACGAACAGATCGCCCCCACCGCCAGCACCGCCCTCGCCGGGGCCACCAACCTGGAGACCGGCTGCCTCAAGCACAATGACCTGCTGACCGACCGGTCCGTCGCCGCCGCCGTGCGCGCGGCGCTCACTCCTTGA
- a CDS encoding MFS transporter translates to MYLSSVRAGATVTAAPARRVLTGNVLALGLVSLVTDVSAEMVGSVLPAYLVLGLHLTVSQYGMVDGLFTGATALTRLAGGYAADRFRRRKLVAGIGYGLSAAAKAGLLLTGAAPAAIGALLAVDRTGKGLRTAPRDALITLSVPEHRLGRAFGAHRALDSLGAFAGPLVAVGVLALAGSGRSYDAVFLTSLCFALLGVLLLALFVRDHTGPLPSTRVRPGAALALLGRGPFRALCMAAALLGLTTVGDGFVYLLLQRRDDLPVTAFPLLAVGSALAYLLLAAPLGRLADRVGRRPVVLAGYGAVVAVQLLLAAGAGASVLVVPAVLLLHGAFYAATDGVLPAIAGPLLPAHLRTSGLALLQTGQALAGLCSSVLFGLAWQYWGTSVACLAAAGAAAAALAVSVPLLKGPSTR, encoded by the coding sequence ATGTACCTCTCCAGCGTGCGGGCCGGGGCCACCGTCACGGCGGCCCCGGCCCGGCGGGTGCTCACCGGCAACGTCCTCGCCCTCGGCCTGGTCAGCCTGGTCACCGACGTCTCCGCCGAGATGGTCGGCTCGGTACTGCCCGCCTACCTGGTGCTCGGACTGCATTTGACGGTCAGTCAGTACGGCATGGTGGACGGCCTGTTCACCGGTGCCACCGCCCTCACCCGGCTGGCCGGCGGGTACGCGGCCGACCGGTTCCGGCGCCGCAAGCTGGTCGCCGGGATCGGCTACGGCCTGTCGGCCGCCGCCAAGGCAGGGCTGCTGCTCACCGGCGCCGCCCCGGCCGCGATCGGCGCCCTGCTGGCCGTCGACCGGACCGGCAAGGGGCTGCGCACCGCACCCCGGGACGCCCTGATCACCCTCTCCGTCCCCGAACACCGGCTCGGCCGGGCCTTCGGCGCGCACCGCGCGCTGGACAGCCTGGGCGCGTTCGCCGGACCGCTGGTCGCGGTGGGCGTGCTCGCGCTGGCGGGCTCCGGCCGCTCCTACGACGCGGTGTTCCTCACCAGTCTGTGCTTCGCGCTGCTCGGCGTACTGCTGCTGGCCCTCTTCGTCCGCGACCACACCGGGCCGCTGCCGTCGACCCGGGTCCGGCCCGGAGCCGCCCTCGCGCTGCTGGGCCGTGGACCGTTCCGCGCGCTGTGCATGGCCGCCGCGCTGCTCGGACTGACCACCGTGGGCGACGGGTTCGTCTATCTGCTCCTCCAGCGCCGGGACGACCTCCCGGTCACCGCCTTCCCGCTGCTGGCCGTCGGCTCCGCGCTCGCCTACCTGCTGCTGGCCGCGCCGCTTGGACGGCTCGCCGACCGGGTCGGGCGGCGGCCGGTGGTGCTCGCGGGCTACGGGGCGGTGGTCGCCGTACAGCTGCTGCTGGCCGCCGGGGCGGGCGCCTCCGTCCTGGTCGTACCGGCCGTCCTGTTGCTGCACGGCGCGTTCTACGCCGCCACCGACGGCGTGCTGCCGGCCATCGCCGGGCCGCTGCTCCCGGCCCACCTGCGCACCAGCGGCCTCGCCCTGCTGCAGACCGGGCAGGCCCTGGCCGGGCTGTGCTCCTCGGTGCTGTTCGGCCTGGCCTGGCAGTACTGGGGCACCTCCGTCGCCTGCCTGGCCGCCGCCGGAGCCGCCGCCGCGGCGCTGGCCGTCTCCGTCCCACTGCTCAAAGGACCTTCCACCAGATGA
- a CDS encoding DMT family transporter: protein MADGRTVAGSGVWPVLAAAVLWGTVGPAQVLADTGVAPVALGACRMLLGGAVLALFTVRRTGLRTLWRPGVRGAMVLGVLVTAAFQVCFLEAVDRSGAAVATAAAFGTVPVVAGLAARRSTGEPLGARWAGGTACAVAGIALLLLPGRTDRASLAGVLLAVGAGASFAGYIAVTGRLAERGADTAAAAPMSVLCAGVVVSPGLLAAPQGIVEPDSLLLIGWLALGTTALGYLLFTRGVGRLSAATVGTLSLTEPLVATLLGLALLGERLGVAGGCGAALLLGGLVLVSWPDRRVAAVG, encoded by the coding sequence ATGGCAGACGGACGTACGGTGGCGGGCAGCGGAGTGTGGCCGGTCCTGGCGGCCGCGGTGCTCTGGGGGACGGTGGGCCCCGCGCAGGTGCTGGCGGACACGGGCGTGGCGCCGGTCGCGCTGGGGGCCTGCCGGATGCTGCTCGGCGGCGCGGTGCTGGCGCTGTTCACCGTACGGCGGACCGGACTTCGGACGCTCTGGCGGCCGGGCGTACGCGGCGCGATGGTGCTCGGCGTGCTGGTGACCGCCGCCTTCCAGGTGTGCTTCCTGGAGGCGGTCGACCGCTCCGGGGCGGCCGTGGCCACGGCGGCGGCGTTCGGTACCGTCCCGGTGGTGGCGGGCCTGGCGGCCCGCCGGTCGACCGGGGAGCCGCTCGGTGCCCGCTGGGCCGGTGGCACCGCCTGCGCGGTGGCCGGGATCGCGCTGCTGCTCCTGCCGGGCCGGACGGACCGGGCCTCGCTGGCGGGCGTGCTGCTCGCGGTCGGCGCCGGCGCCAGCTTCGCCGGCTACATCGCCGTCACCGGCCGACTCGCGGAGCGGGGCGCGGACACCGCGGCGGCGGCGCCGATGAGCGTACTGTGCGCGGGAGTTGTGGTCTCGCCCGGACTGCTGGCGGCGCCGCAGGGGATCGTCGAACCGGACAGCCTGCTGCTGATCGGCTGGCTCGCGCTGGGGACCACCGCCCTCGGCTACCTGCTCTTCACCCGGGGGGTCGGCCGGCTGAGCGCCGCCACCGTCGGCACTCTGAGCCTCACCGAACCGCTGGTCGCGACGCTGCTCGGGCTGGCCCTGTTGGGTGAGCGGCTCGGGGTGGCGGGCGGCTGCGGGGCCGCGCTGCTGCTGGGCGGGCTGGTGCTGGTCTCCTGGCCGGACCGCCGGGTCGCTGCGGTCGGTTGA